A stretch of Desulfitobacterium dichloroeliminans LMG P-21439 DNA encodes these proteins:
- a CDS encoding transglycosylase domain-containing protein, giving the protein MKNSPDSKGNWLALLGKALTKFRNLKVPAFYKKPKFWRNLVLLILFVSLSGLGASTYWISTLDVSKLESPLAKPTFIYDQEGNKISELSSSRIEPITLDQVPEHAQEAIIAIEDKRFYEHQGVDLRAILRALIRDLKTQDFSEGGSTISQQLAKNLFLSSDKTLSRKLKEAGYAIKIEATLTKEEILEAYINQIYFGEGRWGIQEAARFYFGKNTEELTLTDSALLAGILKGPSIYSPLKNKELALERRNLVLSLMQDQGLITKEEKTQAAVAPIALRTEPLDNLSGKYAPYVDYVIEEAITRLGFTEDQLLTGGLQIYTQMDLNVQQAAEAVYKNDQFFPKGKEDQPVQSSIILIDQHTGGIRGLVGYRGESAFRQFNRASQLKRQPGSVIKPFMIYGPALEKGYRPDSYLYDGPLTIDDYSPKDWDYQTRDWVTMEDAIEQSWNIPAVWLLDQIGIETGKAFAQRAGIPFAKSDNQLSLALGGLTEGVSPLDMAQAYTAFANQGVMHTAHAITKITTSDGYLLAEGKNKTVQVTDSYNAYTMTLLLQNVVEQGTAQKAALGNRPVAGKTGSVELPPIEEFAGISTGQKDVWFVGYTPELTAAVWMGYDLTDREHYLTTSGGSGPAVVFQEVLSQALKDTPVKPFDVPEGYVKYWDIWPENNWGEDEGDEDDDKKNDKNDKNNKKKNNKNKEQDEENYDDSWADFFQGLWGN; this is encoded by the coding sequence ATGAAAAATTCCCCTGATTCTAAAGGGAATTGGCTAGCCCTGCTTGGTAAAGCCTTAACAAAATTCCGCAACCTAAAGGTTCCAGCCTTTTATAAAAAGCCTAAGTTTTGGCGTAACCTAGTCCTTCTTATTCTCTTTGTTTCCCTGTCTGGCTTGGGCGCCAGTACTTATTGGATCTCCACTCTCGATGTAAGCAAGCTGGAAAGCCCCCTAGCTAAGCCCACCTTCATCTATGACCAAGAAGGTAACAAGATCTCTGAGCTCTCTTCCTCTCGAATTGAGCCCATCACCCTTGACCAAGTTCCCGAGCACGCCCAAGAAGCCATTATCGCCATCGAAGATAAGCGCTTTTATGAGCATCAAGGTGTAGATCTCCGAGCTATCCTCCGGGCCTTAATCCGAGACCTTAAGACTCAGGATTTCTCCGAAGGCGGCAGCACCATCAGTCAACAGCTGGCCAAGAACCTCTTTCTGTCCTCAGATAAGACTTTAAGCCGCAAGCTAAAAGAAGCGGGCTATGCCATAAAAATTGAAGCCACCCTCACTAAGGAGGAGATTCTCGAAGCTTACATCAACCAAATCTACTTCGGAGAGGGACGCTGGGGGATTCAAGAAGCCGCGCGCTTCTACTTCGGCAAAAATACAGAAGAACTCACCCTGACCGATTCCGCCCTTCTGGCCGGGATTTTAAAAGGCCCCAGCATCTATTCACCTTTGAAAAACAAAGAACTGGCCTTAGAACGTCGCAACCTGGTTCTCTCCCTCATGCAAGACCAGGGTCTGATCACGAAGGAAGAGAAAACCCAGGCCGCCGTTGCACCCATCGCTCTGCGCACCGAACCTTTGGATAATTTATCGGGGAAATATGCTCCCTATGTGGATTATGTCATTGAGGAAGCGATCACGCGCTTAGGCTTTACAGAGGACCAACTTCTTACAGGCGGCCTGCAAATCTATACTCAAATGGATCTGAACGTCCAGCAAGCAGCTGAGGCCGTTTATAAGAACGATCAATTTTTCCCCAAGGGCAAAGAAGATCAACCGGTCCAAAGCAGTATCATCCTTATCGACCAGCACACCGGCGGCATCCGAGGGCTAGTGGGCTATCGGGGAGAGAGTGCCTTTCGCCAGTTTAATCGCGCCTCCCAGCTGAAGCGCCAGCCCGGCTCCGTTATAAAACCCTTTATGATCTACGGTCCCGCTCTCGAAAAGGGCTATCGGCCAGATAGCTATCTCTATGATGGCCCCCTCACCATCGATGACTATTCACCAAAGGACTGGGATTACCAAACCCGAGATTGGGTCACCATGGAGGACGCTATCGAGCAGTCCTGGAATATCCCCGCCGTCTGGTTACTCGATCAAATCGGTATCGAGACAGGAAAGGCCTTTGCCCAAAGAGCGGGTATACCCTTTGCCAAATCGGATAACCAACTCAGCCTCGCACTTGGCGGACTCACCGAGGGAGTCTCTCCCCTGGATATGGCTCAAGCCTACACCGCCTTTGCCAACCAAGGGGTCATGCATACCGCTCATGCTATCACCAAGATTACTACCTCTGACGGTTATCTTCTAGCTGAAGGGAAGAATAAAACTGTCCAAGTCACCGATTCTTACAACGCCTATACCATGACCCTTCTTCTCCAAAATGTCGTAGAACAGGGGACTGCTCAGAAAGCTGCCCTAGGCAATCGACCGGTGGCTGGTAAGACAGGCTCTGTAGAGCTTCCTCCCATAGAGGAGTTCGCTGGCATTAGCACGGGCCAAAAGGATGTCTGGTTCGTCGGCTACACCCCCGAGCTAACCGCAGCGGTCTGGATGGGCTATGACCTAACCGATCGGGAGCATTATCTCACCACCTCTGGCGGTTCCGGACCCGCCGTTGTCTTCCAAGAGGTCCTCTCTCAAGCCCTCAAGGATACCCCCGTCAAACCCTTTGATGTTCCTGAAGGGTATGTGAAGTACTGGGATATCTGGCCCGAGAATAATTGGGGCGAAGATGAGGGCGATGAGGATGACGACAAAAAGAACGATAAGAACGACAAGAACAATAAAAAGAAGAACAACAAAAATAAGGAACAAGACGAAGAAAACTATGATGACTCTTGGGCAGACTTCTTTCAAGGTTTATGGGGGAATTAA
- a CDS encoding MFS transporter produces the protein MESQQLTKLNIPRPILILILGGFIHSVGNSFMWPLNSIFMHNILGRSLTEAGALISLQALATLVGQFISGVLADRFGSRRVMIYGLIGAIVPLVLIGIFPIWEVYAPGILFFGFAIAFIFVPINAMIFTLWPEGGRRGFNLLYVFNNAGVAVGTALSGFIAAISFKLVFLLNGFSFFIYLLMVLFLLPLADTLGKPLTRSKVKAPIFHDRGFPVLIALCAGIFLMWGAYIQINTILPVTMTNLGYSLPQYSILWTLNGIIIVTFQPVISWLIRHWASTFSRQFYLSCIFYGLGFLILIAKLPYPSYLIMMLIVTLGEMLVLPGVPAAAALIAPEGKTGTYQGVVAGAASGGRALGPILGGLAFDLYGGHMAWWLALTFVVLSIIPFYLYQRREKTFSQKTDMYEQAI, from the coding sequence ATGGAGTCTCAACAGTTAACTAAATTAAACATCCCACGACCCATACTTATCTTAATCCTTGGCGGTTTTATCCATTCAGTGGGTAACTCTTTTATGTGGCCACTGAACAGCATTTTTATGCATAATATTCTTGGGCGTTCCTTGACCGAAGCAGGAGCGCTAATATCTCTGCAAGCCTTGGCTACTTTAGTCGGACAGTTTATCAGCGGTGTCCTAGCAGATCGCTTTGGCTCACGCCGCGTTATGATTTACGGATTGATCGGAGCGATTGTTCCTTTAGTCTTAATCGGCATCTTCCCCATCTGGGAAGTGTATGCCCCCGGCATTTTGTTTTTCGGCTTCGCTATTGCCTTCATCTTCGTTCCGATTAACGCCATGATTTTTACCCTTTGGCCCGAGGGCGGACGTCGGGGTTTCAATCTTCTTTACGTTTTTAACAATGCCGGAGTAGCAGTAGGAACCGCTTTAAGCGGATTCATTGCCGCTATATCCTTTAAGCTGGTTTTCCTCCTTAATGGTTTTTCATTTTTTATCTACCTTCTCATGGTGCTCTTTCTCCTCCCCCTTGCTGATACACTGGGAAAACCCCTAACCCGGTCCAAGGTCAAGGCACCTATTTTTCATGACCGAGGGTTTCCTGTCCTCATCGCTCTTTGCGCCGGAATCTTCCTTATGTGGGGTGCCTATATTCAGATCAATACCATTCTCCCCGTGACTATGACCAACTTAGGCTATTCCTTACCCCAATACAGCATCCTTTGGACCCTAAATGGGATCATTATCGTAACCTTCCAACCTGTCATAAGCTGGCTGATCCGCCATTGGGCGTCCACCTTCTCCCGTCAGTTTTATTTATCTTGCATCTTTTATGGACTGGGCTTTCTCATACTCATAGCCAAACTCCCCTATCCTTCCTACTTAATCATGATGCTCATCGTCACCCTAGGGGAGATGCTGGTTCTCCCCGGCGTTCCTGCCGCTGCTGCTCTCATCGCTCCGGAAGGGAAAACCGGGACCTATCAGGGGGTCGTAGCCGGTGCCGCCTCTGGAGGGCGGGCTCTCGGCCCCATCCTCGGCGGATTGGCCTTTGATTTGTATGGTGGGCATATGGCTTGGTGGCTGGCCCTGACCTTTGTTGTTCTGTCGATCATTCCTTTCTATCTCTATCAGCGCCGAGAAAAGACCTTTAGTCAAAAAACAGACATGTACGAGCAAGCGATTTGA
- the rbr gene encoding rubrerythrin yields the protein MDFKDSRTFQNLVDAFVGESQARNRYTYYASVAKNEGHQAIQNIFISTADNEKEHAKVFYKFLQKYAGDQAESFRVTGEYPLNLRDTLANLKSAAAGEGEEVEVYSKFADIADEEGFKDIAVAFRKIASVEGHHENRYANLAKNLENGTLYKKEEKLSWKCENCGYVHEGADAPDLCPACEHPQGYFKPLPEVY from the coding sequence ATGGATTTTAAAGATTCGAGGACATTTCAAAATTTGGTTGATGCTTTCGTAGGGGAGTCCCAAGCGCGTAATCGTTACACTTATTATGCCAGTGTAGCTAAGAATGAAGGACATCAAGCGATTCAAAACATCTTCATTTCCACAGCCGATAATGAAAAAGAACATGCGAAGGTGTTCTATAAGTTCTTGCAAAAATATGCAGGAGACCAAGCGGAATCCTTCCGTGTCACGGGGGAGTACCCGCTCAACCTACGGGATACTTTGGCGAACCTTAAATCCGCCGCTGCCGGAGAAGGGGAAGAAGTTGAAGTTTACTCGAAATTCGCAGATATTGCGGATGAGGAAGGCTTTAAAGATATCGCTGTGGCTTTCCGCAAGATAGCCTCTGTGGAAGGACATCATGAGAATCGCTATGCAAACTTGGCTAAAAACCTGGAAAACGGTACCCTTTACAAAAAAGAAGAAAAGCTCTCCTGGAAATGCGAGAACTGTGGATATGTTCATGAAGGTGCTGACGCTCCTGATCTTTGCCCAGCTTGTGAACATCCTCAAGGTTACTTCAAACCTCTACCTGAAGTGTATTAA
- a CDS encoding MFS transporter, with translation MQFALKTSRYGWSSWSILVIAFITVFFHRLSVGSVADQLTQEIPMNALTLGNLTAMNYYAYALMQIPVGILVDRIGVRKLNFCGLLITAAGSILFGLAHSLEIAYLSRFLVGIGSSVIIVSIFKIQATWFPLSRFSALSGLTSFFGNFGSLLALYPLTFVSMAFGWRNVFYWMAAVSLVLALLVLWGVRDAKPKLGDPAQKELKKASLQVVATSKITSQEQINTPEKKSVPFMRFLRESLRSVLRNPRTWPNVLTLFAFTGSSTTLLGLWGIPLITQIYGLDKVTAAGYVTFATFGFILGAPLVSLWVRLLKGVRPALLAGTGLNLLLWIYITVIASGRPPIQLWPVLFFLFGLLIMTHILAFSNVTAVNSLKYSGIATAVTNMAEFIGSSIASLTIGLVLDHSGNTSAAWWVILFMATLGFIAALLMKEQPIGT, from the coding sequence TTGCAGTTCGCTTTAAAAACATCACGCTATGGCTGGAGCAGTTGGAGCATCTTAGTCATAGCCTTTATTACTGTCTTCTTTCATCGATTATCGGTGGGTTCAGTCGCTGATCAGCTGACCCAAGAGATCCCCATGAATGCCTTAACTCTGGGGAACCTGACCGCTATGAACTACTACGCCTATGCCCTGATGCAGATTCCCGTAGGGATCCTAGTCGACCGCATCGGCGTTCGCAAACTCAACTTCTGCGGGCTCTTGATTACCGCAGCAGGAAGCATTCTCTTTGGTTTAGCTCATAGTCTAGAGATTGCCTATCTCTCGCGCTTTTTAGTCGGCATCGGCTCCTCGGTCATCATCGTCTCGATCTTTAAGATTCAAGCCACTTGGTTTCCCCTCTCACGTTTCTCAGCCCTTTCGGGGCTTACCTCCTTCTTTGGAAACTTTGGCTCTTTACTCGCTCTCTACCCACTGACATTTGTGTCCATGGCCTTTGGCTGGCGAAATGTCTTTTATTGGATGGCGGCCGTCTCTCTGGTGCTTGCCCTCTTAGTTCTTTGGGGAGTACGAGATGCTAAGCCCAAGCTTGGAGATCCTGCCCAAAAAGAGTTAAAGAAAGCTTCCTTGCAAGTCGTGGCAACTAGTAAAATCACCTCACAAGAACAGATCAACACACCTGAGAAAAAGTCGGTCCCCTTTATGAGGTTCTTAAGAGAAAGCTTGCGCAGTGTCCTAAGAAACCCTCGGACCTGGCCAAATGTCCTCACACTCTTTGCCTTTACCGGTTCCAGCACCACCTTGCTGGGGCTTTGGGGGATTCCCTTGATTACGCAAATCTACGGCTTGGATAAAGTGACCGCTGCCGGCTATGTGACCTTCGCTACCTTTGGCTTTATTCTCGGAGCTCCCCTCGTCTCCCTATGGGTGCGCTTGCTGAAAGGGGTTCGCCCCGCCCTCTTAGCCGGTACGGGCCTTAATCTCCTGCTTTGGATCTATATCACCGTGATCGCCTCTGGCCGGCCGCCTATTCAGCTCTGGCCTGTACTTTTCTTTCTATTTGGGCTCCTGATTATGACCCATATCCTTGCCTTTTCTAATGTCACTGCTGTCAATTCCTTAAAATACAGCGGCATTGCTACGGCTGTGACCAATATGGCCGAGTTCATCGGTAGCTCTATCGCCAGCCTAACTATCGGATTAGTGCTCGACCATAGCGGTAATACCAGCGCTGCTTGGTGGGTCATTCTGTTCATGGCTACCTTAGGCTTTATAGCAGCACTCTTAATGAAAGAACAACCGATCGGAACCTAA
- a CDS encoding universal stress protein — MYKRILVPTDASEFSVRAYKTALELAKQFGAEVILMHVTYTPQALWGYTVSYGFTMSQEDILKNAELALEATLAGIDKGDVPVRTVLEIGHPVMKILDQIKQDEIDLVVIGSHGYGPITGSVLGSVSQRVLQKATCPVLLTK, encoded by the coding sequence ATGTACAAAAGAATACTCGTCCCAACCGATGCCTCAGAGTTTTCGGTGCGCGCTTATAAGACAGCCCTTGAACTTGCTAAACAATTTGGAGCAGAAGTTATTCTCATGCATGTTACTTATACACCACAGGCCCTTTGGGGATATACCGTATCCTATGGATTTACCATGTCTCAAGAAGATATTTTGAAAAATGCTGAATTAGCCTTGGAGGCTACCCTTGCGGGGATTGATAAAGGAGATGTACCTGTTCGTACCGTTTTAGAAATCGGCCATCCCGTCATGAAGATCCTCGATCAGATCAAGCAGGATGAGATTGATTTGGTGGTCATCGGTAGTCACGGCTATGGACCGATTACAGGATCTGTCCTGGGTAGCGTCAGTCAGCGCGTTCTACAAAAGGCAACCTGCCCGGTCCTGCTCACAAAATAG
- a CDS encoding CtsR family transcriptional regulator, translating to MGNLADRIEMHLKRIIEQSTEGFITLQRGILAEEFSCAPSQINYVLETRFSIDRGYLVESRRGGGGYLRIVRLSFSDDEEFQSIMKQLIGNQLTENRTNDLLQRLFEDEIVTRREEEIIKTILHRDSLGAENIKTNSLRAHIMKRILLTLGREDLH from the coding sequence ATGGGAAATCTTGCGGACCGTATTGAGATGCATTTGAAGCGAATCATTGAGCAATCGACAGAGGGTTTTATCACCCTCCAAAGAGGGATACTTGCTGAGGAATTCTCCTGCGCTCCATCTCAAATCAATTATGTACTGGAAACTCGCTTTTCTATAGATCGAGGTTATTTGGTGGAGAGCCGTCGGGGTGGTGGTGGCTATCTAAGGATTGTTCGCTTGAGCTTTAGTGATGATGAGGAATTCCAAAGCATTATGAAACAGTTAATCGGCAATCAGTTAACAGAGAACCGAACGAATGATCTCCTGCAACGTCTCTTTGAAGATGAAATTGTCACGCGACGAGAAGAAGAAATTATCAAGACGATTCTCCATCGAGACAGCTTGGGAGCGGAAAATATCAAAACCAATAGTCTTCGGGCCCATATCATGAAGAGAATCCTGCTGACCTTAGGTCGCGAGGATTTGCACTGA
- a CDS encoding UvrB/UvrC motif-containing protein encodes MLCQHCQQREANVQITKIDNGEMVKLFICDQCAKNAPEVSFVFNPGIIPDFLQSLFSVTTNSKALQEEACPQCGRRLSEITQAGKLGCSGCYDKFQSELEPILRKIHGGGYHVGKIPARKGASLREKMEVKKLKEKLQQLIRNEEFEAAATVRDQIRELEQKLGE; translated from the coding sequence ATGCTATGTCAACATTGTCAGCAAAGAGAGGCAAATGTCCAAATCACCAAAATAGACAATGGAGAGATGGTCAAACTTTTTATATGTGATCAATGCGCCAAAAACGCCCCGGAAGTAAGCTTCGTCTTCAACCCGGGAATCATTCCAGATTTTTTGCAGTCGCTCTTTAGTGTGACGACCAACTCTAAAGCCTTGCAGGAAGAAGCCTGTCCGCAATGTGGACGTCGGCTTTCTGAAATCACCCAAGCCGGTAAGCTGGGTTGCAGTGGCTGCTATGATAAATTCCAGTCGGAGCTGGAGCCCATCCTGAGGAAAATCCACGGGGGTGGCTACCATGTAGGTAAGATTCCTGCTCGCAAAGGAGCGTCCCTCCGGGAAAAAATGGAGGTCAAAAAACTTAAGGAAAAGCTTCAGCAACTCATTCGCAATGAAGAATTTGAAGCAGCTGCGACGGTTCGCGATCAAATCCGTGAACTCGAGCAGAAGCTGGGGGAGTGA